The DNA region CCTTGCCATCTTTCGTCTTTTAAACTTTAAGACGAGTAGATGGATtctttattccatttttttaattaaaactgtcATTATTTTCTCGTTGCATTCAGGTTAATGTGCCAAAACAGCGCCGAACTTATTGCAAGGGCAAGAACTGTCGAAGACACACTTTGCACAAAGTGACCCAgtacaaaaagggaaaagataGTCTTTATGCTCAGGGTAAGACTTATGGATGAACTGATACTAACTATTGATAGTGGCATCGTCTCTGTAAATATCTTGATAAAGAATTGCTCTTCGTGCTTTGTCGAAAGGTCTTTAAAAGTGATCGATCTTAGTTTTGGGGAACGTTCGAACAGTTCTTGAGTATTTTTGCCGTTTCTTTCAGGAAAACGCCGTTACGATCGTAAACAGTCAGGCTATGGTGGTCAAACGAAACCCATTTTCCACAAAAAGGTTAGAAAAAGAGACATTTCATGTCCGTACGATCATATGTTCAATTATTACCCCACTGCCCGCTTTACTTGTGTGCCTTAGGTCCAAATTTCGATCCAATGGTACATTATGCACTCTTACTCTGATTAGATCTTTCAGATGGAATGGATATAGTTTTAAACTGTTTAGTAGAAATACTCTCAATTTCTGGTGGAATGTTACGTCTCTATCGATGgaagttttgttttgatatgaAATATGTATGGAACGAAAATTTTTGTCCTAATTTCaaggaaattgttatttttgtgcACCTCTGTATACcagtgaaataaatattttatataattatgtgTCATTATCATTAGgcgtttttgtttctgtctcaATGGTTCACTTTGAGTGCGGACTGCAATTTTTTGATTGCATATCGCAAGCCTCCTTTAGGCTGAGACCACGACAGGTTACATATCACCCCTTGAAGCATTATGCtttgttgtgattattttttctgTAACAGCTACATTTAAGGATATGGTAGACCTTCAAGGgccaatttgttttaaatttttttttctcaagtcaAGTTAAACTAAATATAACTATCTTAACATgtagttattttcaaaatgtgTGAGTAGCCAATTTTAATGTTTCAAGACAAATGACTCTTGATATATTTTTGGCGGCATAAATATCAGTTACACTCAGTAATCTTGGCTATATTCTCTGCATATAAAACTAGAATGTAAATGGGGAAagataaaaaggagaaaagtctTTTAGTTTTGAAGATTAACTCCATATGATTGAATTTGATACCTTATTAATAAGCTCATTGAAACATTGTCTATTCCCATTTGTCAGGTCTTAGTTAATTTATGATTAGATGTAGTACATTTTCTAACCTTTCCTTTGACTTAAATTTGAAGGTGATTAGGCTTCCAATAGAACATTGACAATCTTTTAATAGGGAaaccccgcccccccccccccccccccccccaccactgTATGCTCCTTTGTGATTACTACCAAATTAACCCAGGATAACCACAACTTCATATAAGATTATTACAGGgttgaattttaaattatttctttaatttttaaggccaaaacaacaaagaaaattgttctccgTATGGAGTGCACAGATTGCAAGTACAGGAAACAAATTGCCCTGAAAAGATGCAAACACTTTGAACTGGGTGGAGACAAGAAGAGAAAGGTAAAAGCAGGCTGTATTCATTTGTAAGGGTTAAAGGCCCTCGATCACTCAAGTGACTTTGCACTTGGTGGGTTATTTTGGAGCAATTTGTTGTATGCAGCACTCTCCCTGGTGGTCATCAAAATTATATCTAAGTTGTAAATTTCTCTTCAGCAGATTAGTGTTAACAGAAAGATAATTCCATGCTGTTGGGATCTAGCTATATACCTGTTTGACATCATACtgtattttaacttgtttactggTGGCCTGTTGGTTTTGAGAGTCTTGGTTGACTGAAGTAAACACAAATTCCATTCTGACCAAGACTAATCCCCTCTTACCACCTCTCTTTCCTCctttctttccccccccccccctctgaAACATTGATAGTGCAGAAAAAGGGCCATGATTAATGATGTGTCATGTATATCTcctaacatttttcttttgtattttttctagGGTCAAATGATCCAGTTCTGATTGTAATAAAGTTTCTTACAATGTGTCAGActtgcatttgttttgtttgagttaAAGAAGGGTGAAGACAGATGTAGATTGTTAGCAGATAGTCTGAGATAAATAGATCCTTAAATTACTTGTATGATGTGGGAAACTTATTTCAAAGTTAGGTTAAGCCTCTCATTTACTGAGGGTTTCTGGCATTTTATTGAAAAGAGACTATGGtttaaattttcccaaaatatgACTGGATTTGATCTCCTTCTTCCTGCAATGTAACACCTACTTGAAATGACAACAATAGTGATCCTTTACGTTTAAAAGCAGCAAAGTGGATACTCTTAATTATTTCATAAACTCATCatgttcagaaacaaaaaacagtaTCCATGTGAAAATCTAGACTTTCCGATACTGCTATTACATACTGGGGCCCATTCATGGATTTGACTGTAATTCTTTTGAGCTTACTGAACCATTTACCAAAGCTTATTCAAGTGAAATTCAGAGACATGAATCAACCAGTGGTACTATTGCTCTCTCTGGAGGGAATGCTTGTCTATAGAAGAACCTCCCCAACCCCCCCTAACAAGTGCTCATGTTTACCTTATTCAAGGGAAAACATCCTCATAGgctaattaaagaaattttccaaagtcTCAAATATAGATAGCAGCCAGGAGGGAATGACACAGCTGCGCAAATATTAATCAGTAAGTAGGTATGATATGAACATCATGGAAactttcagaaaatttttgtcCTTGAAGAGAgcattttatcatttcattagAGACATGCTCAAAAGAGCTGCTAAATAAGTGCAAGGTACGATACCTAGTTTGACCCTATTTGAAAAATGATGGAACGGTGAAATCTTTGGAAAGGTAGAATGacagaatatttttatttttaagattttttttcactcaatagtgtcaaaattttgtttgtcaacactagtgtccaatttaTCATTTTGGACTCTAGAGTATGATTTTTGATTatggacactagtgtctgattttttattttgtcttatttggtCACTGATCGTTTCGTACCCAGTCAGTTGAGTCGTTGCGTACCCTGCTCGGTCGTTtccaaagtaataaacttaGTTTTCCATGTTAACAATTGGAGAAAAGACATCGCATCTACAAGAGCTGTCTAACAAAAAAGTCAGTAGTCTAAATAATAGAAAAACCCTAACCTTAAAATGCTACACTTCCGCAGGGCAAtacttaaattgtttttgttaagaAGGTCTCAAATATACTGACAGGAgaactttgtttttatcttacTCGGTTGACTTCACCAACTTGTCCTTCGCAACGATTGATATCTGTTCACGCGCTCGTGCGTGAGGTATTTCGGATAAATGAATGATTTGACTAGCGGTTTGGGTACAAACCGACTCAAACTTGGGTAAGAACCGATCCAAACCTGGTTGCAATCGACCGCATTTTGGTTCGAAACGACCTGATACTGAGGGCTTACGCTCCAGTAGGACCTAGTCCTTCCCTGTCCCACAGAACATATCTGAAAGACGCGAAAGAACTGGTAACGAAAGAAAATGTAACATGGCGGTCGAAGTCTTGAAATTTCCTCTTTGACTATTGGTTTTATCTTCAAGCTAGGGCTAAGTACGCGTATGAGTGTATCATCTTTGATATTACTTATGGCACGTTTAATGCGAAAAAACACCGGATAAAGTGGCTGCCAAACGTTCAAAAGAAGAACATGTGGACAAGAAACGGAATGCAAATAATGCCAAACAACAACTACATAAGGTAGGTTTGTCCAATTGATTAACTGTTTTCTCTAAGTTGTAGGGTTTTCAGTCTGTATGAGTAACTGGTGATAGTACCTGTAGTGTACCCGGCCACTTCATCGCCGCTCGATGTTATAATTGTTGGCGTCTCACTTGTTTAATTATTGGACATTACGTACAAATGAGTGCACATGGAAGGGTATTTTTATGTGGTGTTGATCATGGATTTAAAAGAGTCGAATGGAATCCCCTTTGGAAACGTTTCTGGCGTTGTTTAATACTTAAATCAAGAATTAAAGATTTATAATGATGATATATGATGATCTATGATGATTTTATGATGGTGAGGTAGTAATAATTAACAGTGATACTTAAAGTTTTTTTATAATGAAATCTCAgcaaaaattcatcaaaaataatttttttgttgttgtcaatttgaaaaaagaaatctttctttccaaattCACTGTCTGGAGCTAAACACCACTCTAATCACTTTTATATGAGATTTACTGGAGTTTTATACCTTGCTTTCATCAAACGGAATCAAACggtttgatttacaataaattttattcaaggtTACAGCCTTAGGACTCTTTCTTTAAAGTCCTGTATGATCAGGCACATTGTTTAGAGAGGGCCTGAACTTAGgccaaactttttaaaattttttcgcTCTTTCACCTGggcaaacataattttttttatatctacAGTTtggtaagaaaataaatgtgttCGTATCCAGACTTTGACAGCTATAATAGATATCCAGAGAATTTCGAAAGGCTATTTTTTTCGGAGCACTTGGGCATCCAAAGCTCTCATTTTATTAGTTAAAAACCTCTTTGACAAAGTATGATTAAAGCTTGTAAAACATAAATAGCAGAAAACTCAGGgtttatttttgaaagtgttcccTTACTTTCAAGCCAATTAATAGGGTTGTTTATTTGACAGATTTCTATAAAATTTGGCCAAAATGTTACCTAGATGTTGACATGCCAAAGGGAGAGTGACTCTTTTGATATTCTAAATACTTCTTCTTTTATGCCTTCTTATGTGATGAACATAAGCAAATATAGTTATCTTGGTAACCAACAGTGGAAAAAGCCCTTAACTCACTCAATTTGTAGTCTGCTTATTGACACAATTAATTTTGCCATGAATGCAATCAAATTTCAAacattgttaattttgctttttaGGGCTTGAGTGCACTTACCACTGGACAAAATCAGTAAAATAGTATTATGTCAGATTCTTCATTATGTCAaagtttttttgctttataGTACTTTGCTAAGATTTTATTACACAAGCAATGCATATACATGTAGGTGCTGCTTCCTGGAAGAAACCCTTGAAGGTCTACTGTAATGGTTAGACTCTTACTGTTGaaaatctttgatttttttaagtcaaatttATGGAACTGTAATTTTTCTTAAGAAGGTATCTAGATTTGTTGGATTTTCCTGATAATTGTTCAGAATGTTTATCAGATGTTGACACTATGAATTTTGTGAGGCTTTTGTGTaatgtgaaatatttcttttgtgaTATATCGCATAGCATAACAACAACCAAAGCATTTTCCAAAGTC from Pocillopora verrucosa isolate sample1 chromosome 1, ASM3666991v2, whole genome shotgun sequence includes:
- the LOC131791820 gene encoding uncharacterized protein, giving the protein MVNVPKQRRTYCKGKNCRRHTLHKVTQYKKGKDSLYAQGKRRYDRKQSGYGGQTKPIFHKKAKTTKKIVLRMECTDCKYRKQIALKRCKHFELGGDKKRKGQMIQF